One region of Chryseobacterium muglaense genomic DNA includes:
- a CDS encoding ferritin-like domain-containing protein — MNILKLLDKLSDDSFFTRQTSRSSSLSDISAFGKKAAVAALPLGLAGLMTTAAKAETFNDNVPGTAMKSALTDALQLALTLEYLEDEYYRLGLNAGTLIPAADRTVFMQISKHEAAHVAFLKATLTSLGETPGAKPTFDFTAGGNFTPFTNYQQFMILAQAFEDTGVRAYKGQAGNVMSNKAVLQAALQIHSVEARHASQVRRMRANKGWIELANGGSMPPATNAVYAGEDVTVQAGFNTATAFGAAAGSAAYDEVLSGSDAKAIAGLFIV, encoded by the coding sequence ATGAATATTCTTAAATTACTAGATAAACTTTCAGACGATTCTTTTTTTACAAGACAAACGTCTAGATCAAGTTCGCTTTCAGACATTTCAGCATTTGGAAAGAAAGCCGCAGTTGCAGCTTTGCCATTAGGTTTGGCTGGTTTAATGACTACTGCCGCAAAAGCAGAAACTTTTAACGATAATGTTCCAGGAACAGCAATGAAAAGTGCTTTAACAGATGCACTTCAGTTAGCATTAACTTTGGAATATTTAGAAGATGAATATTACAGATTAGGTCTCAATGCCGGAACTTTAATTCCTGCTGCAGATCGTACTGTTTTTATGCAGATTTCTAAACATGAAGCAGCTCACGTTGCATTTCTAAAAGCAACATTGACTTCTTTAGGAGAAACCCCAGGAGCAAAACCTACTTTCGATTTTACAGCGGGGGGTAATTTTACACCATTTACCAATTATCAACAATTTATGATTTTGGCACAAGCTTTTGAAGATACTGGTGTAAGAGCTTACAAAGGTCAGGCAGGAAATGTAATGTCTAATAAAGCTGTCCTTCAGGCTGCTTTACAGATCCATTCAGTAGAAGCAAGACATGCCTCTCAGGTACGAAGAATGCGTGCCAATAAAGGTTGGATAGAATTGGCAAACGGAGGAAGTATGCCTCCTGCAACCAATGCTGTTTATGCAGGTGAAGATGTGACTGTACAAGCTGGATTTAATACTGCGACTGCTTTTGGAGCAGCGGCCGGATCTGCAGCTTATGATGAGGTTCTTAGCGGTTCAGATGCTAAAGCAATTGCAGGTCTGTTTATTGTTTAA
- a CDS encoding M48 family metallopeptidase produces the protein MKKILISALLISAVMGVQAQKINLGKATGVLSKGASALSFSNADAVKLSKESVDYMDKNNPVAGPKDPYTVRLNKLFGKHKSQDGLNLNYKVYKVKDINAFACADGSVRVFSSLMDIMTDDELLAVIGHEIGHVKNEDTKDAIKSAYLKAAALEAGSAASGTVAVLNESQVGKMANDFLDASHSKKQESQADTYSYDFMKANNYNVVGAYTAFKKLALLSEEGTAQSGFEKMFNSHPDSNKRAEAVKKRAEKDGLWKDPGTVTLPKTKLTK, from the coding sequence ATGAAAAAAATATTAATTTCTGCACTTTTAATAAGTGCTGTCATGGGCGTTCAGGCCCAGAAAATCAATCTTGGAAAAGCCACTGGTGTTTTATCTAAAGGCGCTTCAGCTTTATCATTCTCTAATGCAGATGCTGTGAAATTATCTAAAGAATCGGTAGATTATATGGATAAGAATAACCCGGTTGCAGGTCCGAAAGATCCTTACACCGTAAGGTTGAATAAACTTTTTGGGAAACATAAATCTCAGGATGGTTTAAACCTAAATTACAAAGTTTATAAAGTGAAAGACATTAATGCATTTGCTTGTGCAGATGGTAGCGTACGTGTTTTTTCTTCTTTAATGGATATTATGACCGATGATGAATTACTGGCGGTAATTGGTCATGAAATTGGTCACGTTAAAAATGAGGATACAAAAGATGCAATTAAATCAGCTTATCTAAAAGCTGCTGCTTTGGAAGCGGGTTCAGCTGCCTCAGGTACGGTTGCTGTGTTAAACGAAAGTCAGGTTGGGAAAATGGCAAATGATTTTTTGGATGCTTCTCACAGTAAGAAGCAAGAATCTCAGGCTGATACCTATTCTTACGATTTTATGAAAGCAAATAATTATAATGTTGTTGGAGCTTACACGGCATTTAAAAAATTAGCTTTACTATCTGAGGAAGGAACGGCCCAATCAGGATTTGAGAAAATGTTTAATTCACATCCGGACAGTAATAAGAGAGCCGAAGCTGTGAAAAAGCGTGCCGAAAAAGATGGTTTATGGAAAGACCCGGGAACGGTAACTTTGCCTAAAACAAAATTGACGAAGTAA
- a CDS encoding alpha/beta hydrolase, whose amino-acid sequence MKKNLKLLFLVLIIFSCKEKTIKLNNNISFDVQKNISYGDNSEQQLDFYFPQNNDSIKGIFVMIHGGGWKAGDKSNLTRFAFSMMEKFPDYAFANINYRLANNSSFILPNQTDDIDNVLDFLVKKSVEMKVKPHFILLGNSAGAHLSMLYGYNTLFDDKHRTKVKAIVNIVGPADLSDPNFKNYSDYAFVEKHMIDLSKSTPTDLTNQDIPNPVYWINKNSPPTISFYGNNDYVIPLSQKKILDSVLNKNKVINQSFEFSGGHLDWSNEKNAPFIINAISQFLKHTGEK is encoded by the coding sequence ATGAAAAAAAATCTGAAACTTTTATTTTTGGTTTTAATTATTTTTAGCTGTAAAGAAAAAACAATTAAACTCAATAACAATATTTCTTTCGATGTACAAAAGAATATTTCTTATGGTGATAATTCGGAACAGCAATTAGATTTCTATTTTCCTCAAAACAACGATTCAATTAAAGGTATTTTTGTAATGATTCATGGTGGAGGCTGGAAAGCAGGAGATAAATCTAATCTTACCCGTTTTGCTTTTTCAATGATGGAAAAATTTCCTGATTATGCTTTTGCAAATATCAATTACAGGTTGGCAAATAACAGTTCTTTTATTCTTCCCAATCAAACAGATGATATTGATAACGTATTAGATTTCTTGGTTAAAAAATCCGTGGAAATGAAAGTCAAACCTCATTTTATTTTGCTCGGAAACAGTGCAGGAGCACATTTATCGATGCTATATGGATACAATACTCTTTTTGATGATAAGCACAGAACAAAAGTGAAAGCTATTGTAAATATTGTTGGACCTGCAGATTTATCAGATCCCAATTTTAAAAACTACTCAGATTATGCCTTTGTTGAAAAACATATGATTGATTTGTCAAAATCGACACCAACAGATCTTACCAATCAAGACATTCCAAATCCTGTTTATTGGATCAATAAAAATTCTCCACCTACCATTTCTTTTTATGGAAATAATGATTACGTTATTCCGCTATCACAGAAAAAGATCTTAGATTCAGTTTTGAATAAGAATAAAGTTATTAATCAATCTTTTGAATTTTCAGGAGGTCATCTAGATTGGAGCAATGAGAAAAATGCACCTTTTATAATTAATGCAATCAGTCAATTTCTAAAGCATACTGGTGAAAAATAA
- a CDS encoding DUF3817 domain-containing protein, translated as MEFLEKFFTKYGQEKVIKWFKQICLAEAISWFFLFTAMIWIRVDPEGILPIVYISTIGSIHGLFFTLYLLFLPATRKVYEWDDEDYVFALISAFFPFATIWIDKKLARFDRE; from the coding sequence ATGGAGTTTTTAGAAAAATTTTTCACAAAATATGGTCAGGAAAAAGTCATCAAGTGGTTTAAGCAAATCTGTTTAGCTGAAGCCATCTCATGGTTTTTCCTTTTTACAGCAATGATCTGGATTCGGGTTGACCCGGAAGGTATTTTACCCATCGTGTATATCAGTACGATTGGAAGTATTCACGGGCTCTTTTTTACGCTTTACCTATTATTTCTTCCTGCTACCAGAAAAGTATACGAATGGGATGATGAAGATTACGTCTTCGCTTTAATATCTGCTTTCTTTCCTTTTGCCACGATTTGGATTGATAAAAAATTAGCTCGTTTCGATAGAGAATAA
- a CDS encoding four helix bundle protein — protein MSKNLNYLNPTDFNHLSYKAEEIAKMLNSLITKLQTNS, from the coding sequence ATTTCCAAAAATTTAAATTATCTAAATCCTACTGATTTTAATCATTTAAGTTACAAAGCAGAAGAAATTGCAAAAATGTTGAATTCTCTCATCACTAAGCTGCAAACTAATTCCTAA
- the recJ gene encoding single-stranded-DNA-specific exonuclease RecJ, with the protein MSQKWIYKPEPDEEIVDRLSSSLGFGTFESKLLVLRGIDNYQKAREFFKPNVTDIHSPFLMADMQKAVERIATAIENGEKIMVYGDYDVDGTTAVALMYLYLSKIVQKKYLDYYIPDRNSEGYGISTEGIDFAKQNGFSLIIALDCGIKAIDMINYAKSKDIEFIICDHHLPGDEIPDATAVLDPKRVDCRYPFKELSGCGVGFKLCQGLNTIYKIPESELFELTDLLAISIAADIVSMTGENRVLAKMGLKMLRKTRNMGLRLLIPEDKLSHFEISNIVFEIAPKINAAGRISQGKAAVELMVSDNLKHAHQIVSDIMNLNDERRELDMNSTLSALNQIIESQQETKFSTIVYHPEWNKGVIGIVASRLTETYYKPTLVFTDGNNGEMVASARSVSDFDVHEALDLCSEYFLKFGGHHAAAGLSMEKSKFEDFKIKFERIVGEKIKDHQREPSITIDADIDADEINRDFINFHRKLAPFGPQNMKPNLVLRNQKISGYLKTMGKDNNHLKFYIKQESTGRNIECIGFKLGQFADDFRTKNFDIAFTLEENHWKGNVTHCLNIKDVKFLD; encoded by the coding sequence ATGAGCCAAAAATGGATTTATAAACCCGAACCTGATGAAGAAATTGTAGATAGATTGAGTTCGTCGCTTGGTTTTGGAACTTTTGAATCCAAACTACTAGTTCTCAGAGGAATTGACAATTATCAAAAAGCGAGAGAATTTTTCAAGCCTAACGTAACCGATATTCACAGTCCTTTTCTCATGGCAGATATGCAAAAAGCGGTAGAGCGTATTGCAACTGCTATAGAAAATGGTGAAAAAATAATGGTTTACGGAGATTATGATGTAGACGGAACAACTGCCGTTGCGCTCATGTATCTTTATCTCAGCAAAATTGTTCAAAAAAAATATTTAGACTACTATATCCCAGACCGTAATTCTGAAGGGTATGGAATTTCTACGGAAGGTATCGACTTTGCAAAGCAAAATGGTTTTTCGTTAATTATCGCATTAGATTGCGGAATTAAAGCGATTGACATGATCAACTATGCCAAAAGCAAAGACATTGAGTTTATCATTTGTGATCACCATTTACCGGGAGATGAAATACCCGATGCAACTGCTGTTTTAGACCCGAAAAGGGTTGACTGCAGATATCCATTTAAAGAACTTTCTGGTTGTGGCGTAGGTTTTAAGCTATGTCAAGGTCTGAATACTATTTATAAAATCCCAGAATCTGAACTGTTTGAATTAACAGATCTTTTAGCAATTTCTATTGCTGCAGATATTGTTTCCATGACAGGGGAAAACAGAGTTTTAGCAAAAATGGGACTTAAAATGCTCAGAAAAACCCGAAATATGGGTCTGAGACTTTTGATTCCGGAAGATAAACTTTCTCATTTTGAAATTTCAAATATTGTTTTTGAAATTGCACCCAAAATCAACGCTGCCGGAAGAATTTCCCAAGGAAAAGCAGCGGTCGAATTGATGGTTTCAGACAACCTGAAACACGCTCATCAAATCGTAAGCGACATTATGAATCTTAATGATGAAAGGCGTGAGCTCGACATGAACTCTACCCTATCGGCGCTTAATCAAATTATAGAATCGCAACAGGAAACTAAGTTTTCCACCATCGTTTATCATCCTGAATGGAATAAAGGTGTGATAGGAATTGTTGCCTCAAGACTTACCGAAACCTATTACAAACCTACACTGGTTTTTACAGACGGAAATAATGGTGAAATGGTAGCTTCTGCAAGGTCGGTCTCAGATTTTGATGTACATGAAGCGTTGGATCTATGCTCAGAATATTTTTTAAAATTTGGTGGACACCATGCTGCGGCTGGTCTTTCTATGGAAAAATCGAAGTTTGAAGATTTTAAAATTAAATTTGAAAGAATTGTTGGTGAAAAAATTAAAGACCATCAAAGAGAGCCTTCAATTACCATAGATGCAGATATAGATGCAGATGAGATCAATAGAGATTTTATTAATTTCCACAGAAAACTGGCTCCGTTTGGACCTCAAAATATGAAGCCTAATTTGGTTTTAAGAAATCAGAAAATTTCCGGTTACTTAAAAACAATGGGTAAAGATAATAATCACCTTAAGTTTTACATTAAACAAGAATCTACCGGAAGAAATATAGAATGTATTGGTTTTAAATTAGGTCAATTTGCCGATGATTTTAGAACTAAAAATTTCGATATCGCTTTTACATTAGAAGAAAATCATTGGAAAGGAAATGTAACGCATTGTTTGAATATTAAGGATGTGAAATTTCTAGATTAG
- a CDS encoding four helix bundle protein — translation MGNYKELIVWQKSVDFVTDIYSCTKNFPKEELYSLTNQIRRSSISISSNIAEGHSRRSQIDYIQFFKNSKRKLCRIRNSINNFQKFKLSKSY, via the coding sequence ATGGGAAATTATAAGGAATTAATTGTTTGGCAGAAATCTGTAGATTTTGTAACAGATATTTATTCTTGTACAAAAAATTTTCCAAAAGAAGAACTTTATTCTCTAACCAATCAAATTCGTCGTTCATCAATTTCAATTTCATCGAATATAGCTGAAGGACATTCTAGAAGATCACAAATTGATTATATACAATTTTTTAAAAATAGCAAGAGGAAGTTGTGCAGAATTAGAAACTCAATTAATAATTTCCAAAAATTTAAATTATCTAAATCCTACTGA
- a CDS encoding TonB-dependent receptor domain-containing protein: MKTQIFIAALFLSGFTFAQEKKSDSVKTQKIEEVILKKQVFKKQSDRFVYDVAASPVTKGNTTFDLLRQTPLLSTTDDKTLKIVGKNNALIYINGRKTNMDAESVTQFLKNTPAENIQKIEVITVPGSEFQVESSDGIINIILKKKMSDGTSGNMRMSNTQNKYNSSSASFTANYRKDKLGISANLSGGENIQAQSYILRNGTNLVKNESTGDIDDPNKNLGGYLNFDYQLNDKSNLALSWNTWANKSYGSTVELLNNLNIYNKDGSLSKTDLTRSSNIENARNYNNSVNLNYELKTDSLGSKLNLNAAYLIYKRFQNSQNRTLVHDTSGSFTQLRQNVIQDLPQIVNNFSSTVDYIKKFKNDFTASVGGNFNTTKTDNDTKNFFNYYDENGKFNNTKPDLNHFIYDEQIYGAYITLEKKFSDKFSGKVGTRYEITRSLGTSEIPNKEMQEFERNYNNLLPYVSLNYTINDKNNISYAFSSRMRRPSFWELNPVKNILTQDNYTQNNPFVKASSTYNQELTYMFKNSYFLILNHSYFKDVITQVPLQRDIVRDGITYRQLAYIRTNFGDKQEMSAMLGMNKTFFNQYLTTNFNIGVQHNINNGTLNTDPTSGQVFDTYINNRKSTSILIQTNNTIRLDKKKTWFLGVNYFFVDKQQIELGMLKNLSSLDVSLKKNWNDWTFALNLSDVLRTNIVEIEDYQADGSYNYVRNDQFRRGGTFSITYNFGNQKVKKVRNIEGASDDIKSRTR; encoded by the coding sequence ATGAAAACTCAAATATTCATCGCAGCCCTTTTCTTAAGCGGATTTACTTTTGCCCAGGAAAAAAAGTCAGATTCAGTAAAAACTCAAAAAATAGAAGAAGTGATATTAAAAAAGCAGGTTTTCAAAAAACAAAGCGACCGTTTTGTCTATGATGTAGCTGCATCACCTGTAACAAAAGGTAATACCACTTTCGATTTGTTGAGACAGACTCCCCTACTTTCTACAACAGATGATAAAACTTTAAAAATTGTAGGAAAAAATAATGCACTCATCTACATCAATGGTAGAAAAACCAATATGGATGCTGAATCTGTAACTCAGTTTCTAAAAAATACTCCCGCCGAAAACATACAGAAAATTGAGGTGATCACCGTTCCTGGAAGTGAATTTCAGGTAGAATCTTCAGACGGAATCATTAATATCATTCTTAAAAAGAAAATGAGTGACGGTACAAGCGGAAATATGAGAATGTCTAATACTCAAAATAAATACAACAGCAGTTCTGCAAGCTTCACTGCTAACTACAGAAAAGATAAACTTGGAATCAGTGCAAATTTAAGTGGAGGAGAAAATATTCAGGCTCAAAGTTACATTTTAAGAAATGGAACCAATCTCGTAAAAAATGAATCAACAGGAGATATTGACGATCCCAACAAAAACCTTGGCGGATATCTAAATTTTGACTATCAGCTTAATGATAAAAGTAATTTAGCTTTATCTTGGAACACTTGGGCTAATAAAAGTTATGGCTCTACTGTAGAACTTTTAAATAATTTAAATATCTATAATAAAGACGGAAGTTTATCAAAAACTGATCTTACCCGCTCTAGCAATATTGAAAACGCAAGAAATTATAATAATTCGGTTAATTTAAACTACGAATTAAAGACAGATTCTTTAGGAAGTAAATTAAATTTGAATGCCGCCTATCTTATCTATAAAAGATTTCAAAATTCACAGAACAGAACTTTAGTTCATGATACTTCAGGAAGCTTTACTCAACTCAGACAAAATGTAATTCAGGATCTACCTCAAATCGTCAACAATTTTTCAAGTACAGTAGATTATATTAAAAAATTCAAAAATGACTTTACGGCTTCTGTAGGAGGAAATTTTAATACTACTAAAACGGATAATGATACAAAGAATTTCTTCAATTATTATGATGAAAATGGAAAATTTAATAATACTAAACCAGATCTCAATCATTTCATTTATGACGAACAGATCTATGGAGCTTATATTACTTTAGAAAAGAAATTCTCAGATAAGTTTTCGGGAAAAGTTGGCACCAGATACGAAATCACAAGAAGCTTAGGCACTTCTGAAATTCCTAATAAAGAAATGCAGGAATTTGAAAGAAATTATAACAATTTGCTTCCATATGTAAGTTTAAATTATACAATTAACGATAAAAATAACATTTCATATGCATTTTCGAGCAGAATGAGAAGACCTAGTTTTTGGGAACTGAATCCTGTAAAAAACATTCTTACACAGGATAATTATACTCAGAATAACCCTTTCGTAAAAGCTTCGTCAACTTATAATCAAGAATTGACTTATATGTTTAAAAATTCTTATTTCTTAATTTTAAATCATTCTTACTTTAAAGATGTAATTACTCAGGTACCGCTTCAGAGAGATATTGTAAGAGATGGTATAACGTATAGACAATTGGCATACATCAGAACTAATTTTGGTGACAAACAGGAAATGTCTGCAATGCTGGGAATGAACAAAACATTTTTTAATCAATATTTGACAACCAATTTCAATATCGGAGTACAGCACAATATAAACAACGGAACTTTGAATACAGACCCCACATCTGGACAGGTTTTTGACACTTATATTAACAATAGAAAATCAACAAGTATACTTATTCAAACCAATAACACTATTCGTTTAGATAAAAAGAAAACCTGGTTTTTAGGCGTAAATTATTTCTTCGTAGACAAACAACAAATCGAATTGGGTATGCTTAAGAATCTTTCAAGCCTTGATGTAAGTTTAAAGAAAAACTGGAATGACTGGACCTTTGCATTAAATCTTTCCGACGTACTTAGAACCAACATCGTAGAAATTGAAGATTATCAAGCCGATGGAAGTTACAATTATGTAAGAAATGATCAATTCAGAAGAGGCGGAACATTCAGCATCACTTACAACTTCGGTAACCAGAAAGTGAAAAAAGTAAGAAACATCGAAGGTGCTTCAGACGATATCAAAAGCAGAACACGTTAA
- the nadD gene encoding nicotinate (nicotinamide) nucleotide adenylyltransferase yields the protein MKKIGLFFGSFNPIHIGHLILANYILENSDMNELWFVVSPQNPFKEKKSLLNDHNRLDMVELAIRNYPDMRASNVEFSLPTPSYTIDTLTYLKEKHPDYSFSLIMGEDNLGSLHKWKNSDLLIKNHHIIVYPRVSSTDKKDSEYIKHENISLIKAPVIELSATEIRNMIQQGKNVRPMLPPEVFEYLDGSSFYK from the coding sequence ATGAAAAAAATCGGTTTATTTTTCGGATCATTTAACCCAATTCATATTGGGCATTTGATATTGGCGAATTATATTCTTGAAAATTCGGATATGAATGAATTGTGGTTCGTCGTGAGCCCGCAAAATCCGTTTAAGGAAAAAAAGTCACTTCTGAATGACCACAACAGGCTCGACATGGTAGAACTCGCTATCAGAAATTATCCGGATATGCGTGCTTCAAATGTTGAGTTCTCACTTCCTACCCCAAGTTACACCATCGATACTTTAACCTATTTAAAAGAAAAACACCCAGACTATTCTTTTAGTTTAATAATGGGTGAAGATAATCTTGGAAGTTTACACAAATGGAAAAATTCTGATTTACTGATAAAAAATCATCACATCATTGTTTATCCTAGAGTCTCCTCAACAGATAAAAAAGATTCAGAATATATAAAACATGAAAATATATCGCTTATAAAAGCTCCGGTTATTGAATTGTCTGCCACTGAAATTCGCAATATGATTCAGCAGGGTAAAAATGTAAGACCAATGCTTCCACCAGAGGTTTTTGAATACTTGGACGGGAGTAGTTTTTATAAGTAG
- a CDS encoding discoidin domain-containing protein, protein MIKKICLSLAILLCFSIKAQQKTYCNPINIDYGYTPFEVFSKQGKHRATADPVIVNFQKKLFLFSTNQEGYWYSDNMLDWKFVKRKFLRDNKYTHDLNAPAVWAMKDTLYVYGSTWEQDFPIWKSTNPTKDDWKIAVDTLKVGAWDPAFHYDEDKNKLYLYWGSSNEWPLLGTEVKVKNLQSEGFVKPILRLKPEDHGWERFGEYNDNVFLQPFVEGAWVTKYKDKYYMQYGAPATEFSGYSDGVYVSKNPLEGYEYQQHNPFSYKPGGFARGAGHGATFEDNFKNWWHVSTIFISTKNNFERRLGIWPAGFDKDDVMYTNTAYGDYPTLLPQFAQGKDFSKGLFTGWMLLNYNKPVQVSSTLGGYHPNNAVDEDIKTYWSAKTGNSGEWFQTDLGEVSTINAIQINYADQDVEFMGKTEGKMHQYKIYGSNDGKKWKVIVDKSKNTKDVPHDYVELEKPAEARYLKMENLKMPTGKFALSGFRVFGKGAGAKPAKVQNFVPLRADPKKYGERRSIWMKWQQNSEADGYVIYWGKSPDKLYGSIMVYGKNEYFFTGADRVDSYYFQIEAFNANGMSDRTEVVKSE, encoded by the coding sequence ATGATCAAGAAGATATGTTTAAGCTTAGCAATTTTGTTGTGCTTTTCCATTAAGGCGCAGCAAAAGACTTATTGCAATCCCATTAATATTGATTACGGCTATACTCCTTTTGAAGTTTTTTCAAAACAGGGAAAACACCGTGCAACAGCAGATCCTGTAATTGTCAATTTTCAGAAAAAGCTTTTTCTTTTTTCGACCAACCAGGAAGGATATTGGTACAGCGACAATATGCTCGACTGGAAATTTGTGAAAAGAAAATTCCTGAGAGATAACAAATATACTCACGATCTGAATGCTCCTGCAGTTTGGGCGATGAAAGATACTTTATACGTTTACGGCTCAACTTGGGAACAGGATTTCCCGATCTGGAAAAGTACCAATCCTACAAAAGACGATTGGAAAATTGCTGTTGATACTTTAAAAGTGGGAGCTTGGGATCCTGCTTTTCATTATGATGAAGACAAAAATAAATTGTATTTATATTGGGGATCAAGCAACGAGTGGCCTCTTTTGGGAACTGAAGTGAAGGTTAAAAACTTACAATCGGAAGGTTTTGTAAAGCCTATTTTAAGATTAAAACCTGAAGACCACGGTTGGGAAAGATTTGGTGAATATAACGACAATGTTTTCCTGCAACCGTTTGTGGAAGGAGCTTGGGTAACCAAATATAAAGACAAATATTATATGCAGTATGGTGCTCCGGCAACAGAATTCAGCGGATATTCTGACGGAGTGTATGTTTCTAAAAATCCTTTGGAAGGTTACGAATACCAACAGCACAACCCATTCTCTTATAAGCCGGGAGGTTTTGCGAGAGGAGCGGGGCATGGCGCAACTTTCGAAGATAATTTTAAGAACTGGTGGCATGTTTCAACCATTTTTATTTCCACTAAAAATAATTTTGAAAGAAGATTGGGAATCTGGCCTGCAGGTTTTGATAAAGATGATGTAATGTATACCAACACTGCGTATGGTGATTACCCTACTTTGCTTCCACAGTTTGCACAAGGGAAAGATTTCTCTAAAGGACTTTTCACAGGTTGGATGTTGTTAAATTACAACAAACCGGTTCAGGTTTCGTCTACTTTGGGAGGGTATCATCCGAATAATGCGGTAGATGAAGATATTAAAACATACTGGAGTGCCAAAACCGGAAATTCAGGGGAATGGTTTCAGACAGATTTAGGTGAAGTTTCTACCATTAATGCGATTCAAATAAACTATGCCGATCAGGATGTTGAATTTATGGGTAAAACTGAAGGCAAAATGCATCAATATAAAATTTATGGTTCAAATGATGGTAAGAAATGGAAAGTAATTGTTGATAAAAGCAAGAATACAAAAGACGTTCCGCATGATTATGTAGAATTAGAAAAGCCTGCTGAAGCAAGATATTTAAAAATGGAAAACCTAAAAATGCCAACAGGAAAGTTTGCATTAAGCGGTTTCAGAGTTTTTGGAAAAGGGGCGGGCGCAAAACCTGCAAAAGTTCAGAACTTTGTTCCTTTGAGAGCCGACCCGAAAAAGTATGGCGAAAGAAGAAGCATTTGGATGAAGTGGCAACAAAACTCAGAAGCCGATGGCTACGTTATTTATTGGGGGAAATCTCCGGATAAATTATACGGAAGTATTATGGTGTACGGAAAAAATGAATATTTCTTTACAGGAGCAGACCGTGTAGATTCTTATTATTTCCAAATTGAAGCATTCAATGCCAATGGAATGTCCGATAGAACCGAGGTTGTAAAATCTGAATAA
- a CDS encoding ferritin-like domain-containing protein yields the protein MKKPIQVSNQGATLDTGRRNFLKLSGIGIAVAGLTLIGCDDDDFEYMEPNKIFDLGTGDVGVLNYAYALEQLEADFYTKVVNNFYSGISNAEKEVLTDLYHHEVIHRDFFKAAISGATNNILPTLEFQYPNVNFNDRNSVLATAKALEDTGVAAYNAAGKYITNPAYLVIAGKIVSVEARHASAIRDLINPGTAAFSGDDVINANGLDVAKEPKDIVMAAGGFIKTPFTWKEQGIN from the coding sequence ATGAAAAAACCAATTCAAGTTTCTAACCAGGGAGCAACTCTGGATACCGGAAGAAGAAACTTTCTAAAACTGAGCGGCATTGGTATTGCCGTTGCCGGCCTTACTTTAATAGGCTGTGATGACGACGATTTCGAATACATGGAACCTAACAAAATATTTGATTTGGGAACAGGTGACGTAGGTGTTCTCAACTATGCATATGCTCTTGAACAGTTAGAAGCAGATTTTTATACCAAGGTTGTTAATAACTTTTATTCCGGTATTTCAAATGCTGAAAAAGAAGTGCTTACAGATCTTTATCACCATGAAGTTATCCACCGTGATTTTTTCAAAGCAGCCATTTCTGGCGCAACGAATAATATTTTGCCTACTTTAGAATTTCAATATCCTAATGTGAATTTTAATGATAGGAATTCAGTTTTGGCTACAGCAAAAGCTTTAGAAGATACTGGTGTTGCAGCTTATAACGCGGCCGGAAAATATATTACTAATCCTGCTTATTTGGTGATTGCCGGAAAAATCGTTTCTGTGGAAGCAAGACATGCGTCAGCGATTAGAGATTTAATCAATCCGGGAACTGCTGCATTTTCAGGAGATGATGTCATCAATGCAAACGGGCTTGATGTTGCAAAAGAACCAAAGGATATCGTAATGGCAGCTGGAGGATTTATAAAAACTCCATTCACTTGGAAAGAACAAGGTATCAACTAA